The Vibrio sp. 10N DNA window TCAGCGCTTCGTAACGCCGTACCCATGACCCTCACAGAAGAGGACCTAAAAGAGCTTCAAGGCATCAATGAAAAACTGACTATGCAGGAGGCAACCGATGTTTACCTGCCTCTATCTCGACTGCTCAACCTCTATGTTGCCGCAAGGCAGCGTCGTAACTCAGTACTTGGCGAATTTTTAGGAAACACCGAGCACACGCCGCCGTTTGTCATAGGCATCGCAGGTAGTGTCGCCGTTGGTAAAAGCACCACCGCACGTCTGCTAAAAGCACTTTTAAGCCGCTGGGACAATCACCCAAAAGTTGAACTGATCACCACGGACGGCTTCCTGTACCCAAATAAGACTCTACTCGAAAAAGGGTTGATGGGTAAAAAGGGCTTTCCAGAGTCTTACGACATGCGCCGCTTAGTGCAGTTCGTGTCCGATGTGAAAGCGTGCAAAAGAAATGTTCAGGCGCCGGTCTATTCGCATATCACTTACGACATTACGGAAGAAGAAAAGGTCGTTGACCTTCCTGACGTGCTGATTATTGAAGGGTTAAACGTACTGCAAAGTGGTATGGACTACCCACACGATCCACACCGCGTATTCATCTCCGACTTCCTCGATTTTTCACTCTATGTCGACGCAGACAGCGAGCAAATTGAGCAGTGGTACGTCAATCGCTTTATGAAGTTCCGCGAAGGCGCGTTTACCAAACCTGGCTCCTATTTCAGCCACTACACCCAATTAAGTGCAGCAGAAGCCGAATCCAAGGCCAAAGCCATTTGGGCCTCAATCAACGGCCTAAACTTGGTCGAAAACATCTTACCAACCAAAGAGCGCGCTCAGCTGATCTTGCAGAAAGGCGCTGATCACAGTGTTGAAACGGTATACCTAAGAAAGTAATAACCGCTCTAATTGCATGCTCTTTGACCATAGGACCATAGGACCATAGGACCAAAGTACCTTTAATCACTAACTTTTCGCAGCGATATTTCACCGCCAACGTACGACTCAATTCCGCGCTCGGTTTCAAGCAGTACCGCGCCGGTCGCATCAATGCCTCGCACAACGCCTTTGATCTCACGCTGACCCATGATGAGTTTGACTTCACGACCTAAGAAGTTGTCGTGCTGGTTCCAGCGCTCGACAAAGCCATGCAAACCGCGCAGTTCATAGTCTTCCAATGCCGCTTGCCAAGCTTTA harbors:
- the coaA gene encoding type I pantothenate kinase, translating into MSPFMSFSREQWSALRNAVPMTLTEEDLKELQGINEKLTMQEATDVYLPLSRLLNLYVAARQRRNSVLGEFLGNTEHTPPFVIGIAGSVAVGKSTTARLLKALLSRWDNHPKVELITTDGFLYPNKTLLEKGLMGKKGFPESYDMRRLVQFVSDVKACKRNVQAPVYSHITYDITEEEKVVDLPDVLIIEGLNVLQSGMDYPHDPHRVFISDFLDFSLYVDADSEQIEQWYVNRFMKFREGAFTKPGSYFSHYTQLSAAEAESKAKAIWASINGLNLVENILPTKERAQLILQKGADHSVETVYLRK